The Mesorhizobium sp. INR15 region GGGCCGCGAGAGCGTTAGCCCACTCCAGGCTCTGTTTGCCGCGCGCGAAGCGGTCGGCGATATCGCCGGCATCTGTGAACGCAAGCCGGAAGTCTGCGAAACCGGCAAGTCCGCGATGCACACGATCAGTGCCCGCGCCAAGGAGACGGCCAAGATCGCGGCCGCCATGCTGGATGACGGCAAGACCGCCGAACCCGACACCTCGACGACAACCGGCAGCGTGCCGCAGGAAGTCGTATTGCCCGACACGGCCCCGGTGCCTGTCAGACACTAACACCTTTCAGCCAGCTTGATGGCACACCGCGGGCGCGTTTGACCTCTCGACGCCCGCGGTGTCTTTGTTTTTCCGTGACGCGGCGCCACCGCATGACTATATCCGGCGTCATGACCGCCACCATCCAAACCATCCGCGACGACTTCTCGTTTCTTGACGAATGGGAGGACCGCTATCGCTATGTAATCGAGCTTGGCGAAGCCCTGCCGCCATTCCCGGATGAGGATCGCAAAGCAGCGAACAAAGTACCGGGTTGCGTCAGTCAGGTCTGGCTGACCACCGAGCAAGCGCAGGGAGCCGATCCGGTCATCACCTTCAGGGGCGATTCAGACGCTCATATCGTGCGGGGCCTTGTCGCGATCATGCTTGCGCTGTTTTCGGGAAGGGCCGCCAGCGAGATACAGAGGACCGATGCCGAAGCCACACTGAAGGAGCTCGGCCTCGATGAGCATCTTTCACCTCAACGCGCCAACGGCCTTCGCTCGATGGTCAAGCGCATCAAGCGGGATGCGGAAGCCGCATTGAGGCCTGCCGCCTGATCCGCTTCACGGCCCGCGGGCCTGCGGCGCTCGCCCCTTAAAATCAAACGGCGCCCGAAGGCGCCGTTGAGTGTCGATCTTGTTGCAAACAGCGTTTACCGCGCTTTGCGCTTGCGGCCGAGGCCCATCTTCTTGGCGAGCTGGGACCGGGCAGCAGCGTAATTGGGAGCAACCATCGGATAGCTCGGATCCAGGTTCCACTTTTCACGATACTGATCGGGTGTCAGGTCGTAGTGGGTCATCAGGTGGCGCTTCAGCGACTTGAATTTCTTGCCGTCTTCAAGGCAGACGATGTAGTCGTCGTGCACGGAGCGCTTCGGGTTCACAGCCGGCTTCTGCTTGTCAGCAGGGGGCTGTTCAGTGGTTCCGCCAACACGCCCGAGAGCAGCATGGACGTCAGCGATAAGGTTTGGCAATTCGCCGACGGGTACAGGGTTGTTGCTGACATAGGCCGCCACCACGTCGGCGGTCAGTTCGATCAGCGCATCGCTATTTCTGGAAGGTGTTTCGACAATATCCATGTTCATCAGGCCCCAACGAGAGTTGTTTCGAACTGCGCCCCTTTTTTTACTGGCAGGGCTTTGCGCGAATTTTGCACAGATAAGAGCTCCTGCGATTCGCGTTGCGGAATCTTAATGAGCCCATGAGCAAAGTAAGTCAATTCGTATCTTCCGTTATATTCAGCGATATTGGTCAAATATTCCAGGATCAGCTTCACTCTTTCGTGCATTTTGTAATTTTGCGACATTTCGCCCGAAAAACGAGCAACAGCTGACGTAGCGTAAATTCTGCACTACATTTGCCGTAACTCGCATGATGAGCCTCGGATGCTTGTTTAAGCTTGACCGTCACGCCGGCTACTTGGTTGCTCCGCAACCATGGCTAAACCGCAAGTTGCTGTAAGCCATCGTGCACGATCTTCGCCCCCAGCGACGCTCAATCAGCGCGGAGTGATGTATTTCCCATAGGCCCAGCCGGTAACGAAATTCCCGTTCTGCGCCGGGTCATGCCATATTTCGCACCAGAGATAGCGAACCTTCTGCTCCTGCTTCCATGCAGGCTGGTTGGCTATATCCAGCAAGTTTATTCCGCCGGTGCATCTGCCGGTCATCCGCAGAACCGTCCCATTAGGATATGCGGCCTGTTTCTGGGACCCGCCTGAAGGATATTTGCGAACATTCAGCGTATCGCCGAACGGTACATTGGCCACTTGCCAAGCCGCGAATACGGTCGCATGAGATTGGCTGGCGAAGGCCAGAATAGTCGAAACGACAGCCAGAGCCGCGGCAGTGCGAACGAAATTACCCATCACTTCTCCTTCCGGCTCATCTCCTGGCGCTAGACCACATCACTAATTCCCAGCTGTTGAACCCGCGCTGATCGGCGTGTTCATTCGCCATTCAAGATACTTCCAAAGCGAGACTCAATGACCCGAACCGCAGTATTCCCGATCGCCAACCCGCCAAAGCCCCAAAAGCAACCGGTTTCCGATACGCATCACGGCGTGACGCGGACAGATGACTATGCCTGGCTGCGCGCCGACAATTGGCAAGAGATGTTCAGGGATCCGGCGTTGCTCGATGCACGGATACGAGCCCAACTCGAAGCCGAAAACGTCTACCAGTCGCAATTGATGGCGGACACGGTCGAGTTGCGAAAACAGCTGTTCAAGGAGATGAAGGGACGGATCAAGGAGGACGACTCTTCGGTGCCGATGAAGGACGGGCCCTACTCCTATGGTTCATCCTTCAAGCTGGGCGGCGAGCAGCCGCGTTACTTCCGTATGCCGCGCGACGGCGGGACCGAACAGATCCTGCTCGACGGCGACGCGGAAGGCGAAGGCAAGGCTTATTTCCGCCTTGGCGGCATCGATCATTCGTCCAACCACAAAAAGCTTCTGTGGGCATTCGACGACAAGGGCTCCGAATTCTACACGCTTCGGGTGCGCGACCTTGCCGACGGCAAGGAACTTGCGGACCAGATTCCCGACACCGGCGGTTCGGGCGTTTGGGACGCTGGCGATGACGGCTTCTTCTACACCCGCCTCGACCCCAACCACCGGCCATCCAAGGTGCTGTTCCACGCGCTTGGACAAAGCCCGGAGAGCGACCGGTTGATCTATGAGGAGACCGATCCTGGCTTCTTCATGAATGTCGATGGCACGCGCAATAATGAATGGATCATGATCGGCATCAACGATCACGAGACTTCGGAATATCGCCTGCTGAGCGCCAGTGACCCGTTTGCCGAGCCGAAACTGGTGTCGCCGCGCGAGATAGGCCTTCAATATGATTTGGAGGAAGGCGGCGATGTCTTCTTCATCCTCACCAATGCGGACGGCGCCAAGGACTTCAAGATCATGACGGCGCCGGCCAGCGATCCGGTGCGCGCCAACTGGCAGGAGTTGGTGCCGCACGAAGCCGGCAGGCTGATCCTCTCTGTAATCGGCTTCAGGGACCACATGGTCAGGCTTGAACGCAAGGAAGGCCTGCCGCGCATCGTCGTGCATGACCGCAAGAGCGGTGAGGAACATCTTCTGTCGCTCGGCGAGGAGGCCTTCTCGCTCGGCCTGTCAGGCTCCTACGAATACGATACCGAGATGATGCGCTTTTCCTATTCGTCGATGACGACGCCCGGGCAAGTCTTCGACTACAACATGCGCACCCGCGAACGCGTTCTGCTGAAGACGCAGGAAGTGCCGTCCGGCCATGAGCCCGACCTCTATGTGACGCGGCGGTTGATGGCGCCCGCAGCCGACGGAGAGCTGGTGCCGATCTCGCTGCTGTATCACCGCGACACGCCGCTGGACGGATCAGCGCCTTGCCTGCTCTACGGCTACGGCTCCTATGGCATCACCGTGCCGGCGGCCTTCAACACCAACTGCCTTTCGCTGGTCGATCGCGGCTTTGTCTTTGCCATCGCCCATGTCCGTGGCGGCAAGGACAAGGGCTATGGCTGGTATGATGACGGCAAGCGGCAGAACAAGATGAACACGTTCACCGATTTCATCGCCACCGCACGCCACCTGGTCGCCGAGCGCTACACCGCGCATGACCGCATCGTCGCCCAAGGCGGGTCGGCCGGAGGCATGCTGATGGGCGCCGTCGCCAACATGGCGCCTGAATGTTTCGGCGGCATTGTCGCGGAGGTTCCCTTCGTCGACGTGCTGACCACAATGCTCGACGAAAGCCTGCCGTTGACACCGCCTGAGTGGCCTGAATGGGGCAACCCGATCGCATCCGCCGAAGACTACCGGACGATCGCTGCCTACTCGCCCTATGACAATGTCGCCGCACTCGAGTATCCGCCGATCCTGGCGCTCGCAGGCCTCACCGACCCGCGCGTTACCTATTGGGAGCCGGCGAAATGGGTGGCACGGTTGCGTGAACGGAAGTCCGGCGACAACCCGGTGCTGTTCAAGATCAACATGGACTCAGGCCATGCCGGCGCCTCCGGCCGCTTTTCCAGGCTTGAGGAGATCGCCTTCACCTATTCCTTCACATTGAAGGTGACGGGCAAGGCTGATCTTGCCGCAAACGACTAGTACACTTCGCGTTCGAAGAGCTCGGAGCCGCGCCTTGGCTTTCCAGCCAATGCGCACATTTGGGTGACATGCAATTGCGAGCCGATTTTCCGCTCGCAATTGCGATGGCCTCGGGCTACCCAATGCCCGGCTTTTTCAGGCCACCGCCACCAATCCCCGTCTCGCAAGGATCTGACATGTTGCTCGTCGACACCTATCTCGACAAATCTTCCATTCAGGGCATCGGGGTTTTTGCCAAGAACCACATTCCGTCTGGCACATTGCTCTGGAAGCTGGATCCAAGGTTCGACCGGGTCATCGACGTCGAGACTTATGAGGCCCAGACCGGGCCTGTGAAGAGCTATCTCGACCGCTACTCCTACCCTGACCGGCGCGACCCCAGACACATTGTCTTCGAGGCGGACGACGCGCGCTACATGAACCATGCCGACGAGCCGAATTGCGACGTCTCCTCGCCCGAGGAAAGCTTCGCGCTGCGCGACATCGCGGCCGGCGACGAACTCACCTGCAACTACAACCATTTCTTCGAGACCGGCTTCGATTTTCTGGGTGACCGCTAGACCATTCCAACTGGCCGCCTGAACATAATTTCGATCACGCGGAGGTCGCACTGGCGAAGATGATCTGAGCGTTTCCAGCGCCAGCCCAGCCTTCCTGACGCGTCGAAGATCAATTCGCAGCCGGCTTGCGTGCCGGATAGCCGTTTGAATGCGGCGGTATCGCTTTCAGGTAGGCGGCGATCGCGGCACGATCCTCGGGTGCCAGTTCAGC contains the following coding sequences:
- a CDS encoding DUF5330 domain-containing protein is translated as MGFLIRMAFWFSLVLLALPLSVGPDESGRESVSPLQALFAAREAVGDIAGICERKPEVCETGKSAMHTISARAKETAKIAAAMLDDGKTAEPDTSTTTGSVPQEVVLPDTAPVPVRH
- a CDS encoding SufE family protein is translated as MTATIQTIRDDFSFLDEWEDRYRYVIELGEALPPFPDEDRKAANKVPGCVSQVWLTTEQAQGADPVITFRGDSDAHIVRGLVAIMLALFSGRAASEIQRTDAEATLKELGLDEHLSPQRANGLRSMVKRIKRDAEAALRPAA
- a CDS encoding MucR family transcriptional regulator; translated protein: MDIVETPSRNSDALIELTADVVAAYVSNNPVPVGELPNLIADVHAALGRVGGTTEQPPADKQKPAVNPKRSVHDDYIVCLEDGKKFKSLKRHLMTHYDLTPDQYREKWNLDPSYPMVAPNYAAARSQLAKKMGLGRKRKAR
- a CDS encoding SH3 domain-containing protein → MGNFVRTAAALAVVSTILAFASQSHATVFAAWQVANVPFGDTLNVRKYPSGGSQKQAAYPNGTVLRMTGRCTGGINLLDIANQPAWKQEQKVRYLWCEIWHDPAQNGNFVTGWAYGKYITPR
- a CDS encoding S9 family peptidase is translated as MTRTAVFPIANPPKPQKQPVSDTHHGVTRTDDYAWLRADNWQEMFRDPALLDARIRAQLEAENVYQSQLMADTVELRKQLFKEMKGRIKEDDSSVPMKDGPYSYGSSFKLGGEQPRYFRMPRDGGTEQILLDGDAEGEGKAYFRLGGIDHSSNHKKLLWAFDDKGSEFYTLRVRDLADGKELADQIPDTGGSGVWDAGDDGFFYTRLDPNHRPSKVLFHALGQSPESDRLIYEETDPGFFMNVDGTRNNEWIMIGINDHETSEYRLLSASDPFAEPKLVSPREIGLQYDLEEGGDVFFILTNADGAKDFKIMTAPASDPVRANWQELVPHEAGRLILSVIGFRDHMVRLERKEGLPRIVVHDRKSGEEHLLSLGEEAFSLGLSGSYEYDTEMMRFSYSSMTTPGQVFDYNMRTRERVLLKTQEVPSGHEPDLYVTRRLMAPAADGELVPISLLYHRDTPLDGSAPCLLYGYGSYGITVPAAFNTNCLSLVDRGFVFAIAHVRGGKDKGYGWYDDGKRQNKMNTFTDFIATARHLVAERYTAHDRIVAQGGSAGGMLMGAVANMAPECFGGIVAEVPFVDVLTTMLDESLPLTPPEWPEWGNPIASAEDYRTIAAYSPYDNVAALEYPPILALAGLTDPRVTYWEPAKWVARLRERKSGDNPVLFKINMDSGHAGASGRFSRLEEIAFTYSFTLKVTGKADLAAND
- a CDS encoding SET domain-containing protein, translating into MLLVDTYLDKSSIQGIGVFAKNHIPSGTLLWKLDPRFDRVIDVETYEAQTGPVKSYLDRYSYPDRRDPRHIVFEADDARYMNHADEPNCDVSSPEESFALRDIAAGDELTCNYNHFFETGFDFLGDR